Proteins co-encoded in one Candidatus Microthrix subdominans genomic window:
- a CDS encoding DUF4326 domain-containing protein has protein sequence MGRPTRWGNPYRVVKGRSGLLGVITPDEQVVNLRTDCTGSEAARVAVRGFQHHLDHLDRSKPPAVLARHLAPLVTADVLSCWCPLDAPCHADTLCDLVGRLRSGDLVPGLVATPGACGGALRIDGTEWAVAEIASNVSSWLDAGMCRNDMVLQTAATYSLDPDLVRLAAQVGGAL, from the coding sequence GTGGGCCGCCCGACCCGCTGGGGCAACCCCTACCGGGTGGTCAAAGGACGGTCCGGTCTGCTCGGTGTCATCACCCCGGACGAGCAGGTGGTGAACCTCCGCACCGACTGCACTGGCTCCGAGGCGGCACGGGTTGCGGTGCGAGGCTTTCAGCACCACCTCGACCATCTCGACAGGTCGAAGCCTCCCGCTGTTCTCGCCCGCCATCTCGCCCCTCTGGTGACCGCTGACGTGCTCTCCTGCTGGTGCCCGCTCGATGCCCCGTGCCACGCCGACACGCTGTGTGATCTGGTGGGCCGCCTCCGGTCCGGTGACCTGGTGCCCGGTCTGGTGGCCACGCCGGGCGCCTGCGGCGGTGCGCTACGCATCGACGGCACAGAGTGGGCTGTCGCAGAGATCGCGAGCAACGTGAGCAGCTGGCTGGACGCTGGCATGTGTCGCAACGACATGGTGCTCCAGACGGCTGCCACCTACAGCCTCGACCCTGATCTGGTGCGTCTCGCAGCACAGGTCGGAGGTGCGCTGTGA
- a CDS encoding HNH endonuclease has translation MTNRFGSPRRCRMCWTKVSEHLHHVWAWSWGGPNKRWNYRALCASCNISLSDRVTRRGQAVLFIPGPADWPVWALWPAGVAVAVVYGGFTIT, from the coding sequence ATGACCAACAGGTTCGGGTCGCCTCGCCGGTGCCGTATGTGCTGGACGAAAGTAAGTGAGCACCTGCACCACGTATGGGCGTGGTCGTGGGGAGGGCCAAACAAACGCTGGAACTACCGGGCACTCTGCGCCTCGTGCAATATCAGCCTGTCAGATCGAGTCACGCGCCGAGGCCAAGCAGTCCTATTTATCCCCGGCCCCGCCGACTGGCCAGTGTGGGCGCTCTGGCCCGCTGGTGTCGCGGTAGCTGTCGTCTACGGAGGGTTCACGATCACATGA
- a CDS encoding RusA family crossover junction endodeoxyribonuclease — MAAGDGHIHFTAFGEARPQGSKAPFGKGRVESESLGKRGTHKAWRAMVATEAQLWATKNGLTQPIDGPVEVTLVFWKKKPKSYPRWRWLWWTTPDADKLTRSVLDSMSKIIMSDDALVSVLHVFKYLSTTGAEGVEVTVRPLSRIEKGLGEWWAAGNLPPGKIPDVDDPLPPNPDR, encoded by the coding sequence ATGGCAGCCGGCGACGGGCACATTCACTTCACAGCGTTCGGTGAGGCTCGCCCCCAGGGATCAAAGGCCCCGTTCGGGAAGGGACGCGTCGAGTCAGAGTCGCTAGGAAAGCGAGGCACCCACAAGGCGTGGCGCGCAATGGTCGCAACTGAGGCGCAGCTGTGGGCCACCAAGAACGGGCTCACTCAGCCAATCGACGGTCCTGTTGAGGTGACGCTCGTGTTCTGGAAGAAGAAACCCAAGTCGTACCCGCGGTGGCGTTGGCTGTGGTGGACCACCCCCGACGCTGACAAGTTGACCCGCTCAGTGCTCGATTCAATGTCCAAGATCATTATGAGCGACGACGCTCTGGTGTCCGTGCTCCACGTCTTCAAGTACCTCAGCACCACTGGAGCTGAGGGCGTTGAAGTCACAGTCCGTCCCCTCTCTCGCATCGAGAAGGGCCTCGGGGAATGGTGGGCTGCCGGCAACCTGCCCCCCGGCAAGATCCCAGACGTTGACGATCCGCTCCCACCCAACCCCGACCGCTGA
- a CDS encoding pentapeptide repeat-containing protein translates to MTAALAGYLAITQLAQHLDLTLPTSIADGEHVTLGVRSVRPDGRSHHDRSFRWPWPGNWTPRIDADASAAECSHGLHIALGWRGLSATNPVHVCQIVAYREVDVVHRGYTKLRVSQVAVLDVVDVHWLARDANLRGANLHGANLRDADLRGADLRGTDLCSADLYGANLYGADLRGADLRGANLRGAEPVRRQPARRQPVAPPAPLPPLRRPARRRPAPRQPAAPTCAPPTCPAPTCAPPPVRRRPARRQPERRQP, encoded by the coding sequence ATGACCGCAGCACTAGCCGGATACCTGGCGATCACCCAACTCGCACAACACCTCGACCTCACACTCCCCACCAGCATTGCTGACGGGGAACACGTCACCCTCGGTGTCCGATCGGTTCGCCCCGACGGGCGCTCTCACCATGACCGGTCGTTCCGGTGGCCGTGGCCCGGCAACTGGACCCCCCGCATTGACGCCGACGCGTCCGCCGCCGAGTGCTCTCACGGGCTCCACATCGCTTTGGGGTGGCGGGGTCTGTCCGCCACAAACCCGGTGCATGTTTGCCAGATCGTCGCTTACCGCGAGGTTGATGTGGTCCACCGTGGCTACACGAAGTTGCGGGTGTCGCAGGTGGCGGTTCTCGACGTAGTGGACGTTCACTGGCTTGCACGCGACGCCAACCTGCGCGGCGCCAACCTGCACGGCGCCAACCTGCGCGACGCCGACCTGCGCGGCGCCGACCTGCGCGGCACCGACCTGTGCAGCGCCGACCTGTACGGCGCCAACCTGTACGGCGCCGACCTGCGCGGCGCCGACCTGCGCGGCGCCAACCTGCGCGGCGCCGAACCTGTACGGCGCCAACCTGCGCGGCGCCAACCTGTCGCGCCACCTGCGCCCCTGCCGCCCCTGCGCCGACCTGCGCGGCGCCGACCTGCGCCGCGCCAACCTGCCGCGCCGACCTGCGCTCCGCCGACCTGTCCCGCGCCGACCTGCGCTCCGCCACCTGTACGACGCCGACCTGCGCGACGCCAACCTGAGCGGCGCCAACCATGA
- a CDS encoding ATP-binding protein gives MRTDSDPIAERAAGTSAPLRARIAEFEERLKQRRSSNAEPEAEPLDAGTLLRRRMLDLVERQLPAVFKTAKLSDLPSEGHPDAAAAQEARAWADAPAGRSLVHIGGVGAGKTYAAAAQMRRIAGRDGTHVRWLTAADLFDGLRPDGALHRPSLVSAGVLVIDDIAAKQLTSWEHDTLGSLVDARWSAGRPIVTTSNLSPEQLRSVLDEMIWSRLMLGREGARTAVIEWVGPDRRRGA, from the coding sequence ATGAGAACTGACTCCGACCCCATCGCAGAGCGAGCAGCTGGCACCTCTGCCCCGCTTAGGGCGCGCATCGCGGAGTTCGAGGAGCGGTTGAAGCAGCGTCGCAGCTCGAACGCTGAGCCCGAGGCTGAGCCCCTCGACGCTGGCACACTGCTCCGCCGCCGCATGCTCGACCTTGTCGAGCGGCAGCTCCCAGCTGTGTTCAAGACCGCCAAGCTGAGCGACCTGCCAAGCGAGGGACACCCGGACGCTGCTGCAGCACAGGAAGCGCGAGCGTGGGCCGACGCACCAGCGGGGCGTTCGCTCGTGCACATCGGCGGAGTAGGTGCCGGCAAGACCTACGCTGCTGCTGCTCAGATGCGCAGGATCGCCGGACGGGACGGGACGCACGTTCGCTGGCTCACAGCAGCCGACTTGTTTGATGGGTTGCGCCCCGACGGTGCTCTGCACCGGCCGTCCCTGGTGAGCGCTGGGGTGCTCGTGATCGACGACATAGCTGCGAAGCAGCTCACCAGCTGGGAACACGACACGCTTGGGTCTCTCGTGGATGCCCGGTGGTCAGCCGGCCGGCCGATCGTAACGACGAGCAACCTCAGCCCCGAGCAGCTGCGCAGCGTCTTGGACGAGATGATCTGGTCTCGGCTCATGTTGGGGCGTGAGGGGGCGCGCACAGCAGTGATCGAGTGGGTGGGCCCGGACCGCCGCCGCGGTGCCTAG
- a CDS encoding ERF family protein: METQLLDAVPAWNHGTQEGGADPGAAWEAVAKIQDAVQRIEADSEADTGQYTYRYLSFEALQTALRPHFEAADVMVVQSSQPCPYPGDIDVRTRFRHKSGGWVEFGLIMPRGVDGQKAGGIFTYAKRYALGAALNIAIGKDDDARAASPPPAAAQDVQAVGKRFKALTDEDLRKKATAAFDTHQWPPITRAGFQDWNADQLAEAQKLATRLEKIQAQRDHLAAEEEAPPQQAQMIDEANAHLEGSETRAQRLARESKEQADAHAERARREAEADALSQHANQGNGGR, encoded by the coding sequence ATGGAAACCCAACTACTCGACGCAGTCCCAGCGTGGAACCACGGAACGCAAGAGGGAGGCGCTGACCCGGGCGCAGCCTGGGAAGCGGTCGCAAAGATCCAAGACGCAGTGCAACGCATCGAAGCGGACAGCGAAGCGGATACCGGCCAATACACCTACCGCTACCTGTCGTTCGAGGCGCTCCAAACAGCGCTCCGGCCGCACTTCGAGGCGGCTGACGTGATGGTGGTGCAGTCGTCGCAGCCGTGCCCCTACCCCGGCGACATTGACGTGCGCACGAGGTTTCGCCACAAGTCGGGAGGGTGGGTTGAGTTTGGGCTCATCATGCCCCGAGGTGTTGACGGCCAGAAAGCCGGCGGGATCTTCACTTACGCCAAGCGCTACGCCCTCGGAGCGGCGCTGAACATCGCAATCGGGAAGGACGACGACGCACGAGCAGCGTCCCCTCCCCCAGCTGCAGCCCAAGACGTGCAAGCAGTCGGGAAGCGGTTCAAGGCGCTCACAGACGAGGACCTGCGCAAGAAGGCGACCGCGGCGTTTGACACGCACCAATGGCCGCCAATCACACGAGCAGGGTTCCAAGACTGGAACGCTGACCAGCTCGCTGAGGCTCAGAAGCTGGCGACGAGGTTGGAGAAGATTCAGGCGCAGCGCGACCATCTCGCAGCTGAGGAGGAAGCACCACCGCAGCAAGCGCAGATGATCGACGAGGCTAACGCTCATCTGGAGGGCAGCGAAACACGAGCGCAGCGACTCGCTCGGGAGTCCAAGGAACAGGCGGACGCCCATGCTGAGCGAGCACGCCGAGAAGCTGAGGCTGACGCTCTCTCGCAGCATGCCAACCAGGGAAACGGGGGTCGCTGA
- a CDS encoding N-acetylmuramoyl-L-alanine amidase: MTSSVVSLGLKFKALSSNITDEGITAHYGGDSPWGKGGVNRSDHNRCPTIVRAWHDYHLSKGWSGLAYSAVVCPHGIIYQGRWANRRTAANGTNAGNQRSYAVCYLAGGDDAVTTEAKRAFHLSAALLRSSLRWRHSDWKSTSCPGKPIRKWSQAGWPLPPGPNPLPPNPPHPTEEYFVTPEDERKFEAMLDRKLETQTNGILEFILRCARRTCLASSSTSWPSGPL, translated from the coding sequence GTGACTAGCTCTGTTGTCTCTCTCGGTCTCAAGTTCAAAGCCTTGTCGAGCAACATCACAGACGAGGGCATTACCGCTCACTACGGCGGGGACTCGCCGTGGGGCAAGGGCGGAGTGAACCGTTCCGACCATAATCGGTGTCCCACCATTGTCAGGGCGTGGCACGACTACCACCTGTCGAAAGGGTGGAGCGGTCTCGCGTATTCGGCGGTCGTATGCCCCCACGGGATCATCTACCAAGGCCGGTGGGCCAACCGGCGCACTGCAGCCAACGGGACCAACGCTGGCAACCAGCGGTCATACGCTGTTTGCTACCTCGCCGGCGGCGACGACGCGGTAACCACGGAAGCCAAGCGGGCGTTCCACCTTTCTGCTGCACTGCTGCGCTCCTCTCTCAGATGGCGGCACAGCGACTGGAAATCCACGTCGTGCCCTGGCAAACCGATCCGCAAGTGGTCGCAAGCAGGATGGCCGTTGCCACCAGGACCCAACCCACTACCCCCCAACCCGCCCCACCCCACCGAGGAGTATTTCGTGACCCCCGAAGACGAACGCAAGTTTGAAGCAATGCTTGACCGGAAGCTGGAGACCCAAACGAACGGAATCTTGGAGTTCATCTTGCGCTGTGCTCGAAGGACCTGTTTGGCCAGCAGTTCAACAAGCTGGCCGAGTGGACCGCTCTGA
- a CDS encoding SGNH/GDSL hydrolase family protein produces MDSEHPRWPPAEKWWNLTGEIATKDWALFEALTAQPAVRNVADDVVGFHRPLQHGGVGNTKPRAAIVIVTGSTPDESYGCATPASGQTPCVGQFWPLTTDWNVDLPEKSATAPTIPFTAKAFGSAPPDRRGTQPVASNRQPARDTPRMAVSEAFVDCSALPTLDGNTIVTPPLPEPSGPVTRILGDSNTQSGSSWAYQLACTPDVWAWGGLGVWAKAIYLANQSLDLNMAEIVGPTPGRRIVVMLGTNDVTPTAGFQGMTTAPQITYALNRMAHRMVRDHAAQSVRWMTIPPVRATSSPERIARTELWNQAILATPYAVDARGAFPAALPDGDSSDDVHLNASGHTKLANYVSPLICTYP; encoded by the coding sequence TTGGACAGCGAACACCCTCGCTGGCCACCCGCCGAGAAGTGGTGGAACCTGACCGGCGAAATCGCCACCAAAGACTGGGCGCTGTTCGAAGCGCTGACCGCTCAGCCAGCAGTCCGCAACGTGGCCGATGATGTCGTCGGGTTCCACCGGCCACTCCAACACGGCGGGGTCGGCAACACCAAACCTCGCGCCGCCATCGTGATCGTCACCGGGTCAACCCCTGACGAGTCCTACGGGTGCGCCACCCCAGCCAGCGGCCAGACACCGTGTGTCGGCCAGTTCTGGCCGCTCACGACCGACTGGAATGTTGACCTCCCAGAGAAATCGGCGACAGCGCCGACCATCCCTTTCACAGCGAAGGCCTTCGGGAGCGCTCCACCCGACCGGCGGGGTACTCAACCTGTGGCCAGCAACCGCCAACCCGCCAGGGATACCCCGCGGATGGCCGTCAGCGAGGCGTTCGTTGACTGCTCGGCTCTGCCGACACTCGACGGCAACACGATCGTCACCCCACCACTACCCGAACCGTCCGGGCCGGTCACCAGAATCTTGGGTGACTCCAACACCCAATCAGGTAGCTCGTGGGCGTACCAACTGGCGTGCACCCCCGACGTGTGGGCATGGGGCGGCCTCGGGGTCTGGGCGAAGGCGATCTACCTCGCCAACCAATCCCTCGACCTGAACATGGCCGAAATCGTCGGGCCAACACCCGGCCGACGGATCGTCGTCATGCTCGGCACCAACGACGTGACCCCGACCGCCGGGTTCCAAGGGATGACAACCGCCCCGCAGATCACATACGCCCTCAACCGGATGGCACACCGGATGGTCCGCGACCATGCCGCACAATCGGTGAGGTGGATGACGATCCCACCCGTTCGCGCAACCTCGTCGCCCGAACGGATCGCCCGAACCGAACTGTGGAACCAAGCGATCTTGGCGACCCCCTACGCGGTGGACGCCCGAGGTGCTTTCCCTGCCGCGCTCCCCGACGGCGACTCCTCCGACGACGTGCACCTCAACGCCAGCGGGCACACCAAACTGGCCAACTACGTGTCACCCCTGATCTGCACCTACCCGTAG